A genomic region of Rhodothermales bacterium contains the following coding sequences:
- the mutL gene encoding DNA mismatch repair endonuclease MutL, with amino-acid sequence MTGQTEEKDVSSSEQGIIRVMPDVLANKIAAGEVVGRPASVAKELVENALDAGATRIDIIVADSGRSLVQVVDNGSGMSAGDAVRCFQRHATSKIRDFDDLERIHTLGFRGEALASIGAVARVELKTRRAEDEVGTLVRVEGGHERAVEPCAQPTGTSVAVRQLFYNVPARRAFLKSEATEFSHIIDTVQMLALAHPSVGFSLAADGREVLALQACTGDGPVALAGRIRDLFAHEQESLLWVEERTSYLSVRGWIGQPEVRKRNRGEQFLLVNGRPIRSRYLEHAVYNSYRGLIPEGTFPFFTIVLDVDTRHVDVNVHPTKSEVRFDDERGVYSMLKAVVGRALSEGAGVLRFDDAGAVDLLAGSESSEDGYPALSSPTTPRAADPGSVSEALYAPTAGPEPAEQAEEHAVVEPERLVWQILGSYVVAPIRSGLLIVDQHAAHERVIFERALKALEDGFGLSQQLLFPTVVDFSAADFALLEGLLPDLRAIGFDLAVLSGQSVMVRGLPADIRPGDERGVLGEVLDQYKSFVQRLRLSPREMLARAMARRSAVPSDAPLDPREMRSLIDQLFQCREPYTSPAGRPTLIRITAEELARRFGSRA; translated from the coding sequence ATGACCGGGCAGACCGAAGAGAAAGACGTTTCGAGTTCCGAGCAAGGCATCATCCGGGTGATGCCGGATGTCCTGGCGAACAAGATCGCCGCAGGGGAGGTGGTCGGACGCCCCGCATCGGTCGCCAAGGAACTGGTGGAAAACGCCCTGGATGCGGGCGCCACCCGCATCGACATCATTGTCGCAGACAGCGGCCGTTCGCTGGTTCAGGTGGTCGACAACGGATCGGGGATGTCGGCCGGGGATGCCGTGCGGTGCTTCCAGCGACACGCTACCAGCAAGATCCGGGACTTCGACGATCTGGAGCGCATTCACACACTCGGCTTTCGGGGTGAAGCCCTGGCATCCATCGGCGCTGTGGCCCGCGTCGAACTGAAAACGAGACGTGCAGAGGACGAGGTGGGCACATTGGTGCGCGTCGAGGGTGGTCACGAGCGAGCCGTCGAGCCATGTGCGCAACCCACAGGAACGTCCGTCGCCGTGCGGCAGCTGTTCTACAATGTGCCCGCGCGCCGGGCTTTTCTGAAATCCGAGGCTACCGAGTTCAGCCACATCATCGATACGGTGCAAATGCTGGCGCTGGCGCACCCCTCGGTGGGATTCAGCCTGGCGGCGGACGGCAGGGAGGTGCTCGCCCTTCAGGCCTGCACGGGCGATGGGCCCGTTGCCCTGGCCGGACGTATTCGGGATTTGTTTGCCCACGAGCAGGAGTCACTGCTCTGGGTCGAGGAGCGAACCAGTTACCTGAGCGTGCGCGGTTGGATCGGGCAACCTGAAGTCCGGAAGCGCAATCGGGGAGAGCAGTTCCTCCTGGTGAACGGCAGACCCATCCGCAGTCGCTATCTGGAGCACGCCGTCTACAACTCGTATCGCGGCCTCATTCCCGAGGGCACGTTCCCGTTCTTCACGATAGTGCTGGACGTCGACACCCGGCATGTGGACGTCAACGTGCACCCGACCAAGTCGGAGGTTCGCTTCGATGACGAGCGGGGGGTCTACAGCATGCTCAAGGCGGTGGTGGGCCGGGCCCTGTCCGAGGGGGCAGGCGTACTGCGCTTTGACGATGCCGGCGCGGTAGATCTGTTGGCCGGCTCTGAATCGTCTGAAGATGGGTACCCGGCCTTGTCGTCGCCGACGACACCACGCGCTGCGGATCCCGGTTCGGTGTCGGAGGCCCTCTACGCCCCGACAGCGGGCCCGGAGCCCGCCGAGCAGGCCGAAGAGCATGCCGTCGTCGAGCCTGAACGCCTCGTCTGGCAGATTCTGGGATCGTACGTGGTCGCGCCGATCAGATCCGGGCTGCTGATCGTGGACCAGCATGCGGCTCACGAACGCGTCATTTTTGAGCGTGCGCTGAAAGCGCTGGAAGATGGGTTCGGGCTGAGTCAGCAGCTCCTCTTCCCGACGGTGGTGGATTTCAGCGCCGCGGATTTCGCTCTGTTGGAGGGTCTGTTGCCTGATCTGCGTGCCATCGGGTTCGACCTGGCCGTCCTGAGCGGTCAGAGCGTGATGGTGCGTGGCTTGCCCGCAGACATCCGGCCTGGCGATGAGCGCGGTGTGTTGGGAGAGGTGCTCGATCAGTACAAGTCGTTCGTGCAGCGGCTGCGCCTGTCGCCTCGGGAGATGCTGGCCCGGGCGATGGCCCGCCGCAGCGCGGTGCCCAGTGATGCACCGCTGGATCCCCGCGAGATGCGTTCGCTCATCGATCAGCTCTTCCAGTGCAGGGAGCCCTACACGAGTCCTGCCGGCCGCCCGACCCTGATCCGCATCACCGCTGAGGAGCTGGCCAGGCGGTTCGGCTCACGGGCGTGA
- a CDS encoding phosphatidate cytidylyltransferase → MKRIVTALIGIPLFVALTWLGGWPFVGFIAVIALAGQKEAFALFSEEGSPPGNLPAYLAGLSMIFAPAWPPAIWLIPPLIILSLTWYLNRAQGPLWLSTLSGSLFGIIYPCAFLAALVVIRIPHSPVAWDPFPVTMGLVILMWVGDTAAYYAGRAFGKRALAPTLSPKKTWEGAIGGALGAFITAGVLSTVWSGGLAYPHWLALAAIVSVLGPAGDLFESGFKRASNRKDSASILPGHGGVLDRFDALMFVAPVAAAYLFTLAR, encoded by the coding sequence TTGAAGCGAATCGTCACGGCCCTGATCGGCATTCCGCTCTTCGTAGCGTTGACATGGTTGGGGGGATGGCCGTTTGTAGGGTTCATTGCGGTCATCGCTCTCGCCGGGCAGAAAGAGGCGTTCGCGCTGTTCTCCGAGGAGGGGTCCCCCCCCGGAAACCTCCCGGCCTATCTGGCCGGATTGTCCATGATCTTCGCGCCCGCATGGCCGCCCGCCATCTGGCTCATTCCGCCGCTCATCATCCTTTCCCTCACCTGGTACCTCAACCGCGCACAGGGTCCGCTCTGGCTCTCGACCCTGTCAGGCTCACTCTTCGGCATCATCTACCCGTGTGCGTTCCTGGCGGCGCTGGTTGTCATTCGCATTCCGCATTCGCCGGTCGCGTGGGATCCGTTCCCGGTTACGATGGGGCTGGTCATTCTGATGTGGGTCGGCGACACAGCCGCCTACTACGCCGGCCGCGCGTTCGGCAAGCGCGCTCTGGCCCCGACGCTTTCCCCCAAGAAGACCTGGGAGGGGGCCATCGGAGGTGCCCTGGGTGCCTTCATAACCGCGGGAGTGCTGTCCACGGTATGGAGCGGAGGACTGGCATACCCGCACTGGCTGGCGCTGGCGGCCATCGTCTCGGTGCTGGGCCCTGCCGGAGACCTGTTCGAGAGCGGCTTCAAGCGCGCTTCGAACCGCAAGGACTCCGCGAGCATCCTGCCAGGACACGGTGGCGTTCTGGACCGGTTTGATGCCCTGATGTTTGTTGCTCCGGTAGCGGCGGCCTACCTGTTTACGCTGGCCCGCTAG
- a CDS encoding CPBP family intramembrane metalloprotease: protein MQPIPEVAPVSEDRAFPLDGVLERNRIGPGLTIAVGLILGFVAFQGISLVVLVAVLAATGQLTEMAGMDTSTLVATFASEFLIANTVGQFLGLLGLGWLFARLHTSRPAAMLRLRGSGLAITLLSLAGLVALFPIVQWAGSIMDGLPWPEGIREFEQMQMDLIEQVLATNLGFFFTLFTMAITPALCEELFFRGYIQRQAERMFSGWLAAIIFSGVVFGLYHFRITQALPLSMLGVYMAYVVWRSNSLVPGILVHLANNGFAVALGAWISSSDGMSLEDIETMDVPIYIVLGAVVVFGLIVRTMHRMGRAEEGA, encoded by the coding sequence ATGCAGCCCATTCCGGAGGTAGCTCCCGTTTCCGAAGACCGCGCCTTTCCCCTGGACGGCGTGCTTGAGCGCAATCGCATCGGGCCGGGTCTGACCATTGCGGTCGGGCTCATCCTGGGGTTTGTCGCCTTTCAGGGCATTTCTCTCGTGGTCCTGGTCGCCGTGCTCGCGGCAACCGGCCAGCTGACCGAGATGGCGGGCATGGACACGTCCACGCTCGTGGCCACCTTTGCCTCAGAGTTCCTGATTGCCAACACGGTGGGCCAGTTTCTCGGCCTGCTCGGACTCGGCTGGCTGTTTGCCCGACTCCACACTTCCAGGCCCGCTGCCATGCTGAGGTTGCGAGGGTCTGGTCTTGCAATCACCCTGCTCTCGCTCGCAGGACTTGTTGCGCTGTTTCCCATCGTGCAGTGGGCCGGTTCCATCATGGACGGCCTGCCCTGGCCGGAGGGGATCCGCGAGTTCGAGCAGATGCAGATGGATTTGATCGAGCAGGTCCTTGCGACCAACCTGGGCTTCTTCTTCACCCTGTTCACGATGGCCATTACGCCGGCCCTCTGCGAGGAATTGTTCTTCCGGGGGTATATCCAACGGCAGGCGGAGCGCATGTTTTCGGGCTGGCTCGCGGCGATCATCTTCTCCGGTGTAGTGTTCGGGTTGTATCACTTCCGGATTACGCAGGCCCTGCCGCTCTCGATGCTCGGCGTGTACATGGCCTATGTCGTCTGGCGGTCCAACAGCCTGGTGCCGGGCATTCTCGTACACCTCGCGAACAATGGCTTTGCCGTAGCGCTTGGAGCCTGGATTTCTTCCTCTGACGGGATGTCCCTGGAGGACATCGAAACCATGGACGTGCCGATCTATATTGTGCTCGGAGCCGTCGTGGTGTTCGGACTGATCGTCAGGACCATGCACCGCATGGGCAGAGCGGAGGAAGGCGCATGA
- a CDS encoding galactose mutarotase, with protein sequence MRLDRIQLRLPNGFCAELTSLGATLMGLYVPGVSHSLVLGLPEPEDYAGPHPFIGSTVGRYANRIAHGRFSLDGRDYVLPTNNARHHLHGGPEGFHAQIWRTLSQSDHEVVFAHTSPHGHAGYPGRLDARATYRLEEPFRLVIEFEARSDRPTPVSLTHHAYFNLAGAGDVRDHELTLSATHYTPTDEELIPTGERAHVAGTVLDFREPAVIADRVGAEGLDHNLVLPPDACVHARLLHRESGVGLTIRTSEPAMQIYTGQHLDDPAAGAHFPAYAGLCLEPQQYPDAPNQPAFPSPVLRPGDVYRSRTVYEASANAPAN encoded by the coding sequence GTGAGACTCGATCGTATCCAATTGCGGCTTCCGAATGGCTTCTGCGCAGAGCTGACCAGTCTGGGCGCCACCCTGATGGGCCTCTATGTGCCCGGAGTCTCCCACTCCCTGGTGCTGGGCCTGCCGGAGCCGGAAGACTACGCGGGGCCGCACCCTTTCATCGGTTCGACGGTCGGGCGATACGCCAATCGCATCGCACACGGCCGTTTCTCGCTGGATGGCAGGGACTATGTGCTGCCGACAAACAACGCACGGCACCATCTGCACGGCGGGCCGGAAGGATTTCATGCCCAGATCTGGCGCACGCTCTCCCAATCCGATCACGAGGTCGTGTTTGCTCACACCAGCCCGCACGGGCACGCTGGATATCCCGGCAGACTCGACGCCCGGGCCACGTATCGCCTCGAGGAGCCTTTTCGGCTTGTGATCGAATTTGAGGCACGCTCCGACCGGCCCACTCCGGTTTCATTGACGCACCATGCCTACTTCAACCTGGCGGGAGCCGGCGACGTACGCGATCACGAGCTGACACTGTCCGCCACACACTACACCCCGACGGATGAAGAACTCATCCCCACCGGTGAGCGGGCGCACGTGGCGGGCACGGTGCTCGACTTTCGTGAGCCGGCGGTGATCGCGGATCGCGTCGGCGCTGAGGGCCTCGACCACAATCTGGTGCTCCCTCCGGATGCCTGCGTTCACGCCCGGCTGCTTCACCGGGAATCCGGAGTGGGCCTCACTATCCGGACCAGCGAGCCGGCCATGCAGATTTACACCGGCCAGCACCTGGATGACCCGGCCGCCGGCGCCCACTTCCCGGCCTACGCCGGTCTGTGCCTGGAGCCGCAACAGTATCCGGACGCGCCGAATCAGCCCGCCTTCCCATCGCCCGTACTCAGGCCGGGTGATGTCTACCGAAGTCGAACGGTCTACGAGGCCTCAGCCAACGCCCCCGCGAACTGA
- a CDS encoding dicarboxylate/amino acid:cation symporter produces the protein MPWYKKLHWQIIIGLVLGVFFGIVAASSGWGDFTTDWISPFGVIFINLLKLIAVPLIIVSLVTGVASLSDLKKLSRIGGKTIAIYIATTVIALIIGLTVVNLMRPGDTVPPEMRDQLQETYAEDAMSRTGAALEAQERGPLQPIVDMVPENFFGSAANNRNMLQVVFVAIFLGIGMLMIPAAQAKTLYDVFEAFNDLVIKLVEIIMIMAPIGVFALMADTIVSIAGDDLREIIELLTALGYYCIAVLLGLVVHMCLTYFSMVRFLTPIKLRDFLRKITPVQLVAFSTSSSGATLPVTMETAEKELGVSEEVSSFVLPLGATINMDGTGLYQAVAAVFIAQTLGLGLDLGAQLTIVFTAVLASIGTAAVPSAGIVMLVIILESVSVPAAGIALILGVDRILDMCRTVTNVTGDLTVATVVAASEDQFAGALAEAS, from the coding sequence ATGCCCTGGTACAAGAAGCTCCACTGGCAAATCATCATCGGTCTCGTCCTGGGGGTGTTTTTCGGCATCGTGGCCGCGTCGTCGGGCTGGGGTGACTTCACCACGGACTGGATTTCGCCGTTCGGGGTCATCTTCATCAATCTGCTGAAGCTGATTGCCGTACCGCTGATCATCGTCTCGCTGGTGACCGGCGTGGCGTCCCTGTCGGACCTGAAGAAGCTGTCCCGGATCGGGGGAAAGACCATCGCCATCTACATTGCCACGACGGTCATCGCGTTGATCATTGGACTGACGGTCGTGAACCTCATGCGTCCGGGCGACACGGTTCCGCCGGAAATGCGAGATCAGCTGCAGGAGACCTACGCCGAGGATGCCATGAGTCGCACCGGGGCCGCGCTGGAGGCTCAGGAGCGGGGGCCGCTGCAACCCATCGTGGACATGGTGCCGGAAAACTTCTTCGGCTCGGCCGCCAACAACCGCAACATGCTGCAGGTGGTCTTTGTGGCGATCTTCCTGGGCATCGGCATGCTGATGATCCCGGCGGCGCAGGCCAAGACGCTATACGATGTCTTTGAGGCGTTCAACGACCTGGTGATCAAGCTGGTTGAGATCATCATGATCATGGCGCCCATTGGTGTCTTCGCGCTCATGGCCGACACCATCGTGTCGATTGCGGGCGACGACCTGAGGGAGATCATCGAGCTCCTGACGGCGCTGGGCTACTACTGCATCGCGGTTCTTCTGGGCCTTGTGGTGCACATGTGCCTGACCTATTTCTCGATGGTGCGCTTCCTGACGCCCATCAAGCTGCGCGACTTCCTGCGCAAGATTACTCCGGTGCAGCTGGTCGCCTTCTCTACGTCCTCAAGTGGAGCCACGCTCCCGGTGACCATGGAGACGGCCGAGAAGGAGCTCGGCGTTTCGGAAGAAGTATCGAGCTTCGTGCTGCCGCTCGGCGCGACCATCAACATGGACGGCACCGGCCTCTATCAGGCGGTCGCGGCCGTCTTCATTGCACAGACACTGGGCCTCGGCCTGGACCTGGGTGCGCAGCTGACGATTGTATTCACGGCGGTCCTCGCATCCATCGGGACAGCCGCCGTGCCGAGTGCCGGGATCGTGATGCTCGTGATCATTCTGGAATCGGTGAGCGTGCCCGCAGCAGGCATTGCCCTCATCCTGGGGGTCGATCGCATTCTGGACATGTGTCGCACGGTGACCAATGTGACCGGTGACCTGACGGTGGCGACCGTCGTCGCGGCCAGCGAGGATCAGTTCGCGGGGGCGTTGGCTGAGGCCTCGTAG
- a CDS encoding TlpA family protein disulfide reductase, whose translation MDLSIILAAAVLMLTVGLVFLWLLLSRKPGFKPQDPTEWAGAVLSSLLILSSIALILVTLQRSGDDPVMFVAEGTEQPEIVDMALSTEAGNFAFRGVDDGDELDLASLEGKVVLLNFWATWCAPCLQEIPELNRLADKYPDDLVVLSLSDEDPATLQGFEEFLELRTFSAFVEAGSPLPAPFSDAFNIRPTSFVIDREGVVRRYLLGQRSFDIFERFVQPYI comes from the coding sequence ATGGACCTGAGCATCATCCTCGCGGCGGCCGTCCTCATGTTGACGGTTGGATTGGTCTTCCTGTGGCTATTGCTTTCCCGAAAGCCCGGCTTCAAACCGCAGGACCCGACCGAGTGGGCCGGGGCCGTGCTGTCGTCGCTGCTGATCCTGTCCTCGATTGCGTTGATCCTGGTCACCCTGCAGCGCTCTGGCGACGACCCCGTCATGTTCGTCGCAGAAGGCACCGAGCAGCCGGAAATTGTGGACATGGCGCTGTCCACAGAGGCCGGCAATTTTGCCTTCCGGGGCGTGGATGATGGCGATGAGCTGGATCTGGCGAGTCTCGAGGGCAAGGTGGTGTTGCTGAACTTCTGGGCTACCTGGTGCGCACCCTGTCTTCAGGAAATCCCCGAACTGAATCGCTTGGCGGACAAGTATCCCGACGATCTCGTGGTGCTATCCCTCAGTGACGAGGACCCGGCCACGCTGCAGGGCTTTGAGGAATTCCTTGAACTGCGCACGTTTTCGGCATTCGTCGAAGCCGGATCACCCCTTCCCGCGCCGTTCTCCGACGCGTTCAACATTCGTCCCACGAGCTTCGTAATTGACCGGGAAGGCGTGGTCCGCCGCTACCTGCTCGGACAGCGAAGCTTTGACATCTTCGAGCGATTTGTTCAGCCGTATATCTAG
- a CDS encoding PD40 domain-containing protein, giving the protein MRRFFAFMALIWSALPAAAQVSPNLYDYVRSDLDWYTIETEHFLVHFHADPDGSGSSRSAQVTARIAEEIYGPMTELYGLEPDTKVSIVLKDFEDYSNGAAYFFDNLIEIWAPALNTPLRGAHAWLRNVITHEFAHIVQVQASMKSGRRVPFVYLQYLDYEDVRRPDVLYGYPNVIASYPVPVLNNPAWLAEGTAQYQRASLDYDRWDAHRDMILRTRVLAGETLTIEEMGGFYSHTSLERETVYNQGFALSQYLAATYGEQALADVTRSLGQWSNWNFERAARDAVGRDGGDVWQDWVSSLEADYTASMQERMETLVAGRVLEDDGFYNQYPRFSPDGSRIAWLSNKGEDFSRQYLHIMDVASGEEIAEVAFDVAPGHVCALGHRLAGPATGAVTWSPDGGSVVYTRSRETPEGRLFNDLYSYSLEEEKSTRITREQRLSDPAWSPDGDRIAAVRQSDGTTNIVLLDPASGEVAPLTAFASGQQATEPRFSADGAWVYFSQLDRHGYDLARVRAQGGSVEQVLATESDERSPVPSTDGVWFASDRDGIFNLYRLRDGASAPERMTNVVGGAFMPDVAPGGQVAFARYDWDGYSLALLENPQVVGSAPAYTPPRVLTKANTPSANSYDDSDLGPIARETLNLAADSSGVELSGLAWSTDSDRAAELSEYSSVFTSFSFLPVLRLDRYVSRKRSRTDVRIKDRTRGETLLRNTKIGAYAASREIMNGLTMFGGLLLAPGSRAAESPADFFSPSSLLKLERDLFLQFELRRSLGILDKRWAPQWSLELFNVRRNVENGLSIEEFPCTACYPDTTLADLAYNLWEVDLAARSKINRALLLEAGVRYSPYRVTTERFFSKELAQAIPETSSRYFIGRSVRLKAYFEAFEPHRHMDVVPEGIKVEATLERERGRLLEEFDVEDGILTPVYTSDAITRLTLDARVARHLVRRPLPHGISARVRTSMVLGGEVNDFYDDYIGGLTGARGYPFYALGGNRTAWAQMAYTFPLLPRIDRQMGFLYADKLFARVYADAVSAWRGAFPGAGSIRKDVGAELRLGLGSFYLLPTAVFVSGTYGLDTFDFQLDDGFVTPDGQSTVQYGGGVQWHVGVLFGFDLF; this is encoded by the coding sequence ATGAGGCGGTTCTTTGCATTCATGGCGCTCATCTGGAGCGCGCTGCCGGCTGCTGCACAGGTCTCTCCCAACCTGTACGACTATGTGCGCTCCGATCTCGACTGGTACACCATCGAGACGGAGCACTTTCTGGTGCATTTCCACGCGGATCCGGACGGGAGCGGCTCGTCGCGCTCTGCCCAGGTCACGGCACGTATCGCCGAGGAGATCTACGGACCTATGACCGAGCTGTACGGCCTGGAGCCGGACACGAAGGTTTCCATCGTGCTCAAGGACTTTGAGGACTACTCCAACGGCGCAGCCTACTTTTTCGACAACCTGATTGAGATCTGGGCCCCGGCACTGAATACGCCCCTGCGCGGCGCACACGCGTGGCTGCGCAATGTGATCACACACGAGTTCGCGCATATCGTGCAGGTGCAGGCCAGCATGAAGTCCGGCCGCCGGGTGCCGTTTGTGTACCTCCAGTACCTGGACTACGAGGACGTGCGCAGGCCGGACGTGCTGTACGGCTATCCGAACGTGATCGCTTCGTACCCGGTACCCGTGCTCAACAATCCGGCATGGCTGGCCGAGGGTACAGCCCAGTACCAGCGGGCGAGTCTGGACTACGACCGCTGGGATGCCCATCGCGACATGATCCTGCGCACCCGTGTGCTTGCGGGGGAGACCCTGACCATCGAGGAGATGGGCGGCTTCTACTCCCACACCAGCCTGGAGCGCGAGACCGTCTACAATCAGGGCTTTGCGCTGTCGCAGTATCTGGCGGCCACGTATGGCGAGCAGGCGCTGGCGGATGTGACCCGCAGTCTCGGGCAGTGGAGCAACTGGAACTTCGAGCGCGCCGCGCGGGATGCCGTCGGTCGCGATGGAGGGGACGTCTGGCAGGACTGGGTTTCCAGTCTGGAGGCGGACTACACGGCCTCCATGCAGGAGCGCATGGAAACGCTGGTTGCGGGTCGCGTGCTGGAGGACGATGGGTTCTACAACCAGTACCCGCGCTTTTCGCCGGACGGCTCGCGCATAGCGTGGCTCTCCAACAAGGGCGAGGACTTCTCTCGCCAATACCTGCACATTATGGATGTGGCCTCCGGCGAGGAGATCGCTGAAGTGGCCTTTGACGTAGCGCCCGGTCATGTGTGTGCGCTGGGGCATCGTCTGGCCGGCCCCGCCACCGGCGCGGTGACCTGGAGTCCGGACGGCGGCAGCGTGGTTTACACGCGGTCCCGCGAGACGCCGGAAGGACGCCTGTTCAACGACCTCTACAGCTATTCGCTGGAGGAGGAAAAGAGCACACGGATCACCCGGGAGCAGCGCCTCTCGGATCCGGCCTGGTCGCCCGATGGTGACCGGATTGCGGCGGTGCGGCAGTCAGATGGCACAACCAACATCGTGCTGCTGGATCCGGCTTCGGGGGAAGTCGCGCCCTTGACCGCTTTCGCGTCCGGGCAGCAGGCCACCGAACCGCGGTTCTCCGCCGATGGGGCCTGGGTGTACTTCTCGCAGCTCGACAGGCACGGATACGACCTGGCGCGCGTGCGGGCTCAGGGTGGGTCAGTTGAGCAGGTGCTTGCTACTGAATCCGACGAACGCTCACCTGTGCCCTCGACCGACGGCGTCTGGTTTGCCTCCGATCGGGACGGGATTTTCAACCTGTATCGACTGCGAGACGGCGCTTCGGCACCGGAACGCATGACCAACGTGGTTGGCGGAGCCTTCATGCCGGACGTGGCACCAGGCGGTCAGGTGGCTTTCGCACGATACGATTGGGACGGCTACAGCCTCGCGTTGCTGGAGAATCCCCAGGTGGTGGGATCGGCCCCTGCCTACACGCCGCCGCGCGTGCTGACCAAGGCCAACACGCCAAGTGCGAACTCGTACGACGACTCGGATCTGGGCCCCATCGCCCGTGAGACGCTGAATCTGGCGGCAGACAGCTCTGGAGTGGAACTGAGCGGCCTGGCCTGGTCCACGGATTCGGATCGGGCTGCCGAGCTCAGCGAGTATTCGAGCGTCTTTACGTCGTTCAGTTTCCTGCCGGTGTTGCGGCTGGACCGATACGTGTCCCGCAAGCGGAGCAGGACGGACGTGCGCATCAAGGATCGCACGCGTGGGGAGACCCTGCTGCGCAACACCAAGATTGGGGCGTACGCGGCTTCCCGGGAGATCATGAACGGCCTGACCATGTTCGGCGGGCTGCTGCTCGCGCCTGGATCGCGCGCTGCGGAGTCGCCTGCGGACTTCTTCAGTCCGTCGTCGCTGCTCAAGTTGGAGCGCGACCTGTTCCTGCAGTTCGAACTGCGGCGAAGCCTGGGCATCCTGGACAAACGATGGGCTCCGCAGTGGTCGCTGGAACTCTTCAACGTGCGCCGGAATGTGGAGAACGGCCTCAGCATCGAGGAATTTCCCTGTACCGCCTGCTATCCGGACACTACGCTGGCGGATCTTGCCTACAACCTCTGGGAGGTGGATCTGGCGGCTCGCAGCAAGATCAACCGTGCGCTGCTCCTGGAGGCGGGTGTGCGATACAGCCCGTACCGCGTGACCACAGAGCGCTTTTTCTCGAAAGAGCTGGCGCAGGCCATTCCCGAGACCTCGTCACGCTACTTCATCGGCCGGTCCGTGCGCCTCAAGGCGTACTTCGAGGCCTTCGAGCCGCATCGCCACATGGACGTGGTGCCGGAGGGCATCAAGGTGGAGGCTACGCTCGAACGTGAGCGTGGCCGGCTGCTTGAGGAGTTCGATGTGGAGGACGGCATTCTCACGCCGGTCTACACCTCCGACGCGATTACGAGGCTGACCCTGGATGCGCGAGTGGCCAGGCATCTGGTTCGGCGGCCGTTGCCCCACGGAATCTCAGCGCGCGTACGCACCAGCATGGTGCTTGGCGGTGAAGTGAACGACTTCTACGACGACTACATCGGTGGTTTGACGGGTGCACGAGGCTATCCATTCTATGCGCTGGGCGGCAACCGTACGGCGTGGGCCCAGATGGCGTACACCTTCCCGCTGCTGCCTCGCATCGACCGGCAGATGGGATTCCTCTACGCGGACAAGCTGTTCGCACGTGTCTACGCGGACGCCGTCAGTGCCTGGCGCGGCGCGTTCCCCGGGGCGGGGTCCATCCGCAAGGATGTGGGCGCGGAACTTCGCCTTGGACTGGGCTCGTTTTATCTCCTGCCGACGGCCGTTTTTGTAAGCGGTACGTACGGACTGGATACGTTTGACTTTCAACTGGACGACGGCTTCGTGACGCCGGACGGCCAGAGCACCGTGCAGTACGGTGGTGGCGTGCAGTGGCATGTCGGCGTGCTGTTCGGTTTCGACCTCTTCTGA